In Halichondria panicea chromosome 17, odHalPani1.1, whole genome shotgun sequence, a single window of DNA contains:
- the LOC135351136 gene encoding uncharacterized protein LOC135351136: MKNTKWALLLSILVYLLGITKVWTQTVCVGEEKGSCNLICSNYSKLNLLVDKAQNIIDNTTIIFLPGSHSLSGLIIFSDKNNLTMKGVQCGEKQDQTTNSPPSIVVCSGNQSGFLFTISSNIFINNLEFQGCRADMNLKSCGKHQNDSYFYGGVFFHCSYHITMYGVVIRDGKGYGLHMDDVCGDISITCSKFIGNMNGNAVLWFRHCADNRKVNSTLTVTASEFRNGFTNNIPTITKQSATGLYLLIKQRNTHASLANLTFSNNTGSSGGNIAIIFIDFAEHTGYVSIENTTIESGAANESGGGMFIWFEKDSIQDLNDCQNKSLLYTVVTVTITNSTFKNNIAKSGGGLVLSYYERKGVGCTNRLVEINHCTFENNTAIKGSAMEISKHNVPIYELHNVPQFTVILSNSHIKNNKLTPKYGQDNEDGIVEVFSVATLVIQNTVFSNNSGTGLMLVNSGVRFKESITFEGNSARYGGAIKICDSSQMYFYNDTRVTFTDNTADLAGGAIYAGNQCLQEIPPCFFQIPPSIFNITDMPKGILHFDGNRAGIAGHAIYGGAVDNCFTDHKLRFNQSTEESYYYSFELYKQIFNFSDPNEQSKVTSDPYGVCICDVNDTLQCSNRTIFIKPYYVGQDFSIYVSAVGQTNDKVPSRLKVESDKGHAMMAPANASINQSTALCQEMKLKIIAGEELIDQTISLKIGIFKANLVSESSNYYKIPKLIVNVTLQSCPFLFQLDNKNSCNCQTPLDLVPRVVCDIDTKTVTIKGNDDMNHPDRKIWISCDIINKTGRCEKIEASKYCQVDHCSNGSTLKPGKQDLSMVCNKGRQGRLCGSCQSNYTLSLGVMSCVDTESECNQWITVALIFVFILAGILLICFLTIFNFTVAEGTVHGLLFYANCMHANSQSFFTSSDKTYGLGVFISWLNLDFGFNLCFYNGMTAYQKIWLEFGFLIYLLLLGVMIVCLSRRFVWFTRLAGRNVVPVLATIILFAYPKLVRNSIKVWECHDNYLSSDNHTPLVWFMDETLYCFVGIHLVLFLFSLILFTIASWYMLCLLLIQCLQKRSNWFVLRWVNKLRPFFDANTGTYHDHNRFWPGLLLFARLGLYLAFWHADSYRNKANIILAICTFLFFLACVFPRGVYKKWPLNILEFSFIFNLGLAFGAVAALPEYPELRKAIGYTSISIAAFTFLLIIGFHSYKKVSATRIWRRIVARRNTRKNRFRAEQNTESAQDENEPLIQNQRLPRVIQFATPREPLLEDD, from the coding sequence ATGAAGAACACTAAATGGGCTCTTTTATTGAGCATCTTGGTCTATCTACTTGGTATAACAAAGGTATGGACACAAACTGTTTGTGTTGGCGAAGAAAAGGGAAGCTGTAATTTGATCTGCAGTAACTACTCTAAGCTAAATCtgttagttgacaaagcaCAGAACATTATCGACAACACTACAATCATCTTTCTCCCTGGAAGCCACAGTTTGAGTGGTCTCATTATATTTTCTGACAAGAACAATTTGACTATGAAAGGTGTTCAATGTGGAGAAAAACAAGACCAAACAACTAATTCACCTCCAAGCATTGTGGTATGCAGTGGAAATCAGTCGGGATTTCTCTTCACCATCTCGTCAAATATTTTTATAAACAACCTGGAGTTTCAAGGATGCAGAGCAGACATGAACCTTAAAAGCTGTGGAAAACACCAAAACGATAGTTATTTTTACGGCGGTGTCTTTTTCCATTGCTCGTACCACATTACAATGTATGGTGTAGTAATCCGAGACGGCAAAGGATATGGCCTTCACATGGACGACGTCTGTGGTGATATTTCGATCACATGCTCAAAGTTCATTGGGAACATGAATGGTAATGCTGTGCTCTGGTTTAGACATTGTGCAGATAATAGAAAAGTCAATAGCACTTTGACAGTAACTGCTTCTGAGTTTCGAAATGGCTTTACCAACAATATACCAACAATAACAAAACAAAGTGCAACTGGACTATACTTGCTAATCAAGCAACGCAATACACATGCTTCACTCGCAAATCTCACATTCAGCAACAATACAGGAAGTTCTGGTGGAAACATAGCAATTATTTTCATCGATTTTGCTGAGCATACAGGCTATGTTTCTATCGAAAATACTACAATTGAAAGTGGGGCAGCTAACGAATCTGGTGGAGGAATGTTTATTTGGTTCGAGAAAGATTCAATACAAGATTTGAATGACTGTCAGAACAAATCATTGCTGTATACGGTCGTAACCGTAACCATAACAAATTCAACATTCAAAAACAACATTGCAAAGAGTGGAGGTGGCCTAGTGCTTTCATACTATGAGAGAAAAGGTGTAGGATGCACAAATAGACTAGTGGAGATAAATCACTGCACGTTTGAAAATAACACTGCTATTAAAGGAAGTGCTATGGAGATTTCAAAACACAACGTCCCAATTTACGAACTTCACAACGTCCCACAGTTTACAGTAATACTGAGTAATAGCCACATTAAAAACAATAAGTTGACACCAAAATATGGCCAGGATAATGAAGATGGAATTGTGGAAGTGTTTTCAGTTGCAACTCTCGTGATTCAAAACACTGTCTTTAGTAACAACAGTGGCACAGGTCTCATGCTTGTTAACAGTGGAGTGCGATTCAAAGAAAGTATTACATTCGAAGGGAATTCAGCCCGCTATGGTGGTGCAATCAAGATTTGTGACTCGTCACAAATGTACTTTTACAATGATACACGAGTTACTTTTACTGATAACACAGCTGATCTTGCAGGGGGTGCAATATACGCAGGAAATCAGTGCCTACAAGAAATCCCACCTTGCTTTTTTCAGATACCACCATCAATTTTTAACATCACAGACATGCCTAAGGGGATACTGCACTTCGATGGTAATCGTGCAGGAATTGCTGGCCATGCCATATATGGTGGCGCAGTGGACAATTGTTTTACAGACCACAAATTGCGTTTCAATCAAAGCACTGAAGAGAGTTACTATTACTCCTTCGAGCTATACAAGCAAATATTCAATTTTTCTGACCCTAACGAACAGTCAAAAGTCACCTCAGATCCATATGGTGTTTGCATATGTGATGTTAACGACACACTACAATGCTCAAACAGAACAATATTTATTAAACCATATTATGTGGGACAGGATTTTTCAATTTACGTGTCAGCAGTAGGTCAAACAAATGATAAAGTACCATCACGTTTAAAAGTAGAAAGTGATAAAGGACATGCCATGATGGCACCAGCAAATGCAAGCATAAATCAGTCAACAGCTCTGTGCCAAGAAATGAAACTGAAAATAATAGCTGGAGAAGAATTAATCGATCAAACTATAAGCCTCAAAATAGGTATATTTAAAGCGAACTTAGTCAGTGAAAGTTCAAACTACTATAAAATCCCAAAATTGATAGTAAACGTCACACTGCAGTCTTGTCCATTTCTTTTTCAACTGGATAATAAAAATTCGTGTAACTGCCAAACACCATTAGACCTTGTGCCGAGGGTCGTATGTGACATTGACACAAAAACGGTTACCATTAAAGGCAATGATGATATGAACCACCCAGACAGAAAAATATGGATTAGCTGTGATATTATTAACAAAACAGGTAGATGTGAGAAAATAGAAGCTAGTAAATATTGTCAGGTTGATCATTGCTCTAATGGAAGTACTCTGAAGCCTGGGAAGCAGGACCTTAGCATGGTCTGCAATAAGGGTAGACAAGGGAGACTATGTGGCAGCTGTCAGTCTAACTACACCCTCTCTCTTGGAGTTATGTCGTGTGTTGATACAGAAAGTGAATGTAATCAATGGATAACAGTTGCACTAATCTTTGTTTTTATACTCGCTGGAATTTTGCTCATTTGCTTCTTGACCATATTCAACTTCACTGTTGCTGAGGGAACAGTGCATGGGCTTCTCTTTTATGCCAATTGTATGCACGCAAATTCTCAATCGTTTTTCACATCTAGTGATAAGACTTACGGTCTTGGAGTATTCATATCATGGCTGAACCTTGATTTTGGTTTCAATTTATGCTTCTACAACGGAATGACTGCGTACCAAAAGATCTGGCTGGAGTTTGGCTTCTTGATCTACTTGCTACTGCTGGGAGTGATGATCGTGTGTTTGAGTCGCAGGTTTGTGTGGTTCACTCGACTAGCTGGTCGCAATGTAGTCCCCGTGCTCGCTACCATCATACTGTTTGCTTACCCAAAACTGGTTCGAAATTCCATAAAAGTATGGGAATGTCacgataattatttgtctTCTGACAATCACACCCCGTTGGTATGGTTCATGGATGAAACGTTATATTGCTTCGTTGGGATTCACTTAGTACTATTCCTTTTTTCACTAATTTTGTTCACCATAGCATCTTGGTACATGCTGTGCCTCCTGCTAATACAGTGCCTGCAGAAAAGATCAAATTGGTTTGTCCTGAGGTGGGTCAACAAACTAAGGCCGTTCTTTGATGCCAACACTGGTACGTATCATGATCACAATCGATTCTGGCCAGGGCTGCTTCTCTTTGCTAGACTGGGACTGTACTTAGCATTTTGGCATGCAGATAGCTATAGAAACAAGGCAAATATCATACTCGCGATATGCACATTTCTTTTTTTTCTAGCTTGTGTCTTCCCACGTGGAGTGTACAAAAAATGGCCTTTGAATATTTTGGAGTTTTCTTTCATCTTCAACCTTGGATTAGCCTTTGGAGCTGTTGCAGCACTACCTGAATATCCTGAATTAAGAAAAGCTATTGGTTACACATCGATAAGTATAGCTGCTTTCACTTTCTTATTAATAATCGGTTTTCACAGCTACAAGAAAGTTAGTGCGACTAGAATTTGGAGAAGAATTGTTGCAAGGAGAAACACGAGAAAAAACAGATTCAGAGCCGAGCAAAATACTGAGAGTGCACAAGACGAGAATGAACCTTTGATTCAGAATCAGAGGTTGCCAAGAGTAATTCAGTTTGCAACTCCAAGGGAGCCTCTTCTGGAAGATGACTAA